One genomic region from Mesorhizobium terrae encodes:
- a CDS encoding cell division protein ZapA: MAQVTVTIDNKQYRMACDEGQEEHLVDLAERFDRYVAHLKDSFGEIGDQRLTVMAGIMVMDELSEMQKRIKGMESEVLTLRKTRDDALTKADKNDQALTGALGALAQRMEGLAATLAPKRVPADS; this comes from the coding sequence ATGGCGCAGGTCACTGTCACCATCGACAATAAGCAATATCGGATGGCTTGCGACGAAGGCCAGGAAGAGCATTTGGTCGACCTGGCCGAGCGCTTTGATCGCTATGTCGCGCATCTGAAGGATTCGTTCGGCGAAATCGGCGACCAGCGCCTCACCGTCATGGCCGGCATCATGGTCATGGACGAGCTGTCCGAGATGCAGAAACGCATCAAGGGCATGGAGAGCGAGGTGCTGACGCTGCGCAAGACGCGCGACGACGCGCTCACCAAGGCCGACAAGAACGATCAGGCGCTGACCGGCGCGCTGGGTGCCTTGGCGCAGCGCATGGAAGGCTTGGCCGCCACGCTTGCGCCGAAGCGGGTTCCGGCCGATTCCTGA
- a CDS encoding DUF4164 domain-containing protein, translated as MTGETTLKEVIARLGKAMEGLENAVANKLENERDYSEAEAEVQRMNADRSRLAQELDNSEARAERLEDANKEVSRRLVAAMETIRAVLDR; from the coding sequence ATGACCGGGGAAACGACCCTTAAGGAAGTCATTGCGAGGCTGGGCAAGGCCATGGAAGGCCTAGAAAATGCCGTCGCGAACAAACTTGAAAACGAGCGCGACTATTCCGAAGCCGAAGCCGAGGTGCAGCGCATGAACGCCGACCGATCCAGGTTGGCGCAGGAACTCGACAATTCCGAAGCGCGGGCCGAACGGCTGGAGGACGCAAACAAGGAAGTGTCGCGTCGGCTGGTGGCCGCGATGGAAACCATCCGCGCGGTACTGGACAGATAG
- the rpoH gene encoding RNA polymerase sigma factor RpoH — protein MAQSLPSIVSGEGGLSRYLEEIRRFPMLQPQEEYMLAKRYNEHEDTGAAHKLVTSHLRLVAKIAMGYRGYGLPIGEVISEGNVGLMQAVKKFEPERGFRLATYAMWWIKASIQEYILRSWSLVKMGTTANQKRLFFNLRKVKGKIQALDDGDLKPEQITEIATRLNVSEEEVVSMNRRLSGDASLNAPIRATEGESGEWQDWLVDDHDSQEEMLIEQDELDNRRQMLAGALSVLNDRERRIFEARRLADEPLTLEELSSEFDISRERVRQIEVRAFEKVQDAVKAAARRQTQALRTIDAQPTA, from the coding sequence ATGGCCCAGTCACTACCCAGTATCGTTTCCGGTGAAGGCGGCCTTTCCCGCTACCTGGAAGAAATCCGTCGCTTTCCGATGCTCCAGCCGCAGGAAGAGTATATGCTCGCCAAGCGGTACAATGAGCATGAAGACACCGGCGCCGCCCACAAGCTGGTCACCAGCCACCTTCGTCTCGTGGCCAAGATCGCCATGGGCTATCGGGGCTACGGTCTGCCGATCGGCGAAGTCATTTCGGAAGGCAATGTCGGCCTGATGCAGGCCGTCAAGAAGTTCGAGCCGGAGCGCGGCTTCCGGCTGGCCACCTATGCCATGTGGTGGATCAAGGCCTCGATCCAGGAATACATCCTGCGCTCGTGGAGCCTGGTCAAGATGGGCACGACCGCCAATCAGAAGCGCCTGTTCTTCAACCTGCGCAAGGTGAAGGGCAAGATCCAGGCGCTCGACGACGGTGATCTCAAGCCCGAGCAGATCACCGAGATCGCCACGCGGTTGAACGTGTCGGAAGAAGAGGTGGTCTCGATGAACCGCCGCCTGTCCGGCGACGCCTCGCTTAACGCGCCGATCCGCGCGACCGAGGGCGAAAGCGGCGAATGGCAGGACTGGCTGGTCGACGACCACGACAGCCAGGAAGAGATGCTGATCGAGCAGGACGAACTGGACAACCGCCGCCAGATGCTGGCCGGCGCCCTGTCGGTTCTGAACGATCGCGAACGCCGCATCTTCGAGGCGCGCCGGCTTGCCGACGAACCGCTGACGCTGGAAGAGCTTTCGTCCGAATTCGACATCTCCCGCGAGCGCGTGCGCCAGATCGAAGTGCGCGCTTTCGAGAAAGTCCAGGATGCGGTCAAGGCCGCGGCGCGCAGACAAACCCAGGCGCTGCGCACGATCGACGCCCAGCCGACTGCTTAA
- a CDS encoding VOC family protein: MSDFAAGRSVATVALVVKDYDEAIRWYVDRAGFVLTSDVDLGGGKRWVTVQPASGQGAKLLLAKADGPVQSASVGNQTGGRVFLFLETDDFERDHAAMIARGVEFREAPRHELYGTVAVFADLYGNLWDLIQPAR; this comes from the coding sequence GTGAGCGACTTCGCCGCTGGTCGTTCCGTTGCCACCGTCGCCCTTGTAGTCAAGGACTATGACGAGGCGATCCGCTGGTATGTCGACCGAGCGGGTTTTGTCCTGACATCGGATGTCGATCTCGGTGGCGGAAAGCGCTGGGTCACGGTGCAGCCGGCGTCGGGGCAGGGGGCGAAACTGCTCCTGGCCAAGGCCGATGGCCCCGTCCAGTCGGCCAGCGTCGGCAACCAGACTGGTGGCCGCGTATTCCTGTTCCTGGAGACCGACGACTTCGAGCGCGATCACGCGGCGATGATCGCGCGCGGCGTCGAGTTCCGTGAAGCACCGCGCCATGAGCTCTATGGCACGGTTGCCGTCTTCGCCGATCTCTATGGCAATCTCTGGGATTTGATCCAGCCGGCGCGATAG
- a CDS encoding RluA family pseudouridine synthase has product MAAPDNEDTDEFIEPVTIALEAGQEAAGQRLDQWLAARLAPDLSRNRIQALIKQGAVRIGGSLVDEAKRKLAVGDHVSVDMPEPEPAEPLGEDIPLDILYEDDALIVIDKPAGLVVHPGAGNWTGTLVNALIHHCGASLSGIGGVRRPGIVHRLDKDTSGVMVVAKTDHAHRVLSEAFADHGRTGDLARAYVALVWGIPERAMGTVDAALGRHADRVRRAVVPEHRDDARHAVTHFTVEERFGEGQQKFASASLVECRLETGRTHQIRVHMAHIGHPLIGDPDYGQAFRTKANRLPDPLKAKVAAFPRQALHARLLEFSHPDTHLTMTFEAPMPGDMEELVGGFRNL; this is encoded by the coding sequence ATGGCCGCACCTGATAACGAAGACACCGACGAATTCATAGAGCCGGTAACGATCGCGCTGGAGGCTGGGCAGGAAGCGGCCGGCCAGCGGCTCGACCAGTGGCTTGCGGCCAGACTGGCACCCGATTTGTCGCGCAACCGCATCCAGGCTTTGATCAAGCAAGGTGCCGTGCGCATTGGTGGTAGCCTAGTTGACGAGGCCAAGCGCAAGCTGGCCGTGGGCGACCACGTCTCGGTGGACATGCCGGAGCCCGAGCCGGCCGAGCCCCTGGGCGAGGACATCCCGCTCGACATTCTCTATGAGGACGACGCCTTAATCGTCATCGACAAACCGGCCGGACTGGTTGTCCATCCCGGCGCCGGCAACTGGACCGGAACGCTGGTCAACGCCCTGATTCATCATTGCGGCGCCAGCCTTTCCGGCATCGGTGGCGTGCGGCGGCCAGGCATCGTTCACCGCCTGGACAAGGACACCAGTGGGGTCATGGTTGTCGCCAAGACCGATCATGCCCACAGGGTGCTTTCCGAGGCCTTCGCCGATCACGGCCGTACCGGCGATCTCGCCCGTGCCTATGTCGCGCTGGTCTGGGGTATTCCGGAGCGCGCCATGGGAACTGTCGATGCAGCACTTGGCCGCCATGCCGACCGCGTGCGCCGCGCTGTGGTACCCGAGCATCGCGACGACGCCCGCCATGCCGTCACCCATTTCACGGTGGAGGAGCGCTTTGGCGAAGGACAGCAGAAATTCGCCAGCGCCAGCCTCGTCGAGTGCAGGCTGGAAACCGGCCGCACCCACCAGATCCGCGTGCACATGGCCCATATCGGCCACCCGCTGATCGGAGACCCCGACTACGGCCAGGCCTTCCGCACCAAGGCGAACCGGTTGCCGGATCCCCTGAAGGCAAAGGTCGCCGCCTTTCCCCGCCAAGCCTTACATGCACGCCTCCTTGAATTCAGTCATCCCGATACCCATCTGACGATGACGTTCGAAGCGCCGATGCCAGGGGACATGGAGGAACTGGTCGGCGGCTTTCGGAATCTCTGA